In Clostridium butyricum, the genomic stretch ATTTTATTTAATAAGTTTTTTCTTATATCATTCCCAACATTCTGACAAGTATAAGATGCATAATACTGACACAATGATGCAGATGCTAATCCAACACTTATTGTTAAAAACATTAAAATAGTCATCTTTACAACATAAGGTATGTCCTTATTTATAATACCAATATCAATTATTTTACCCATAAAAATCGGTAATAGTAACTCTAGGACTGCTTCAAATAGTTTAGCCCCTGACCCTATTACCGTTTCTTTCATATATGGCTTTAAAAATCTTCTGAGTCTATACAACATTCATCCCCCCATTGTATATTTTCTTTAATTATACATTAATAGGAATAAATGTTCTAGACTCTATTTCTTAAGAAAAGATGAAGTTTGTTAATCATAATACTCTTATATAAATATTAAGAATATACAACTAAAAATTAAAGCAAATAATTTCTCATTAAACTTTTAATCATAATCTTCTAAATATCTTTTAATTTATTTTTTATAAAATCTATGTCATACTCTATGATTTCCATATTATTTCTACATTGCTTTCCATATTCAATAACAAGATCGGCTTCTGGTGTATATTCCTTATACATTTCAAAAAATTCTTCCATGTTAAGTTTTCCATTTCTTATTGAATCATGACAGTCATGAAATCCATCATTATTGTGAAGATGATATGATACAATTTTATCCTTTAACCTGAATATAACATTTTTCAAATCCCAATTATTAGCAAATGCATGCCCAACATCAATAAGGATATTGTTTGGAATACCTTCAGCCATCTTAATAAATTCTTCTTCATCTAAAAGCATATTGTTATGAGAAATTACTCCACAATTTTCTACAACAATATTTCCATTATATTCGCGTGATATATTATTTAACTCCAATAAATTTTCACTTGAAACTTCTATCATTTTAATTCTTTCTTCCTTTGAAATTTCACAGTTATTATGATGATATACAATATATGAACTGTTTAATTCTTTTGAAAGCTTTAAAGTTTCTATGAAATACTTTTTTGCTTTCATATATTCACTTGAAGTTTTTTCTGCACTATGTTCCGTATCATAGTATGGACCATGAAGTGATATATTATATTCCTTAAACTTTTCTATATTTTCTTGTAACACATCAATGAATACATCACTCTGCCATTCTGGAAAAATTTCAATACCAATATCATTGTGCTTCATATTATTAAGTAGTTTAAAAATATCCATTAAATTTTCTGGACTGTACATATTTGTGCTAATATATATATTCATAATCCTCACCTTTTCAATTTAATTTGTTATTCATTTGCTGCTTTATCAAGTACCTGAAATTCAGGATATCCAAGAGAATTTGTTGTTTCTCTATCAAATAGATGTATCCTTTTAAAATCTGGTGCAAAATAAACTTTGTCGCCTGGTTTAAAATGATTTTCATCTAAAACTGCAATAATTTCATTTCCATCAACATTAAAGTAAACACCTGCTTTATTGCCGTAATCTTCAATGTACTTTACACATCCCTTAAATGAATTCTTCTTTTGAATCTTATTAAGCTTTATGTGTTCAGGTCTTATTCCAAAAGACAATTCTCTTGTACCACTATACTGCACAATATCTGACCATTCTTTTGTAAGTTCAATAGTTTGATCTCCTAATGTTATGCATCCATTTGAATAATACACATCAAATATATTGGTAGATGGAGAACCAATAAATTTAGCTGTAAATATATTACTTGGTCTGTTATATACATTATAAGGTGTATCAATCATCTGAAGCTTTCCTTTATTCATAAGTGCAATTCTGTCACCAACTGTCATTGCTTCTACCTGATCATGTGTTACATATATCATAGTCTGCTTAAATGTTTCATGAATCTTTACAAGTTCTTTTCTTGCATGACCTCTAAGCTGTGCATCAAGATTTGAAAGTGGCTCATCCAAAAGGAAAAAATCTCCCCTTTTAACCACAGCTCTTGCAAGAGCAACTCTCTGTCTCTGTCCACCAGAAAGATCCTTTGGCTTTCTATCTTCAAGTCCATTAAGCTGAAGCATTTCTACTGCACTATTTAATCTTTCTTCAATTTCTTCTTTTGGAAGCTTGTGTACTCTAAGTCCATATGTTATATTTTCTGCAACTGTCATATGTGGAAAAAGGGCATAGTTTTGAAATACCATTCCTATATTTCTGTCACCGCTCTTTACATCATTTACACATTTTCCACCCATATACATCTTCCCAGAAGTTATATCTTCAAGACCTGCAATCATTCTTAAAATTGTTGATTTTCCGCATCCTGATGGGCCAAGTATTATAAGCCTTTCCCCTTCTTTTATTGTTAAATTCAAATTATCTACTACCGTATTCTTTCCATAAGATTTAGTTAGGTTTTCAAATATAATCTCTTTCATATCTATCTCCTATCCCTTTATTCCTGATGATGTATAAGTGTTTATAATATATTTCTGGAATATTATATATAAAATTAAAGGAATTATCATTGTTATAACTGATACAGCCATAGCTACCGTAAAGTCTGTACCTCCTTCAGAACTTATAAAAAGCTGAAGTGCAAGTGGAAGTGTAAAGTTTTCCTTAGACTTTAATATAAGTACTGGCCATACATATTCATTCCATGAATTAATGAAAAACATTATTCCTGTAGAAATTATGGCTGGTTTTACCATAGGTATTACTATATCTCTCATACGTTTAAGGTGTCCTACCTTTTCAATTTCTGCAACTTCCATAAGAGACTTAGGTATTGTTTTCATTGATTGTCTTAATAAAAATATTCCTGTTGCATCACTAAGCTGTGGTAGTATTACACCCATAAGGGTATCATTAATTCCAAGGCTTGATACTGTAAGATAATTAGGTATCATAGTAACTGTAAATGGTATAAATATAGTACTTATCAATACAAAATACAATATGTTCTTATACTTGAAATCAAAATATACAAAAGCATATGCCGCAAGTACTGATGTAAGTACTTTAAATACTGTTACTGTAGCTGCAATAAAAAATGTATTTCCTGTTATTTTTGCAAAAGGCAGCCTTTTAAAGACTTGAAGGTAGTTTTCAAAAGTAGGATTATCAGGA encodes the following:
- a CDS encoding sugar phosphate isomerase/epimerase family protein codes for the protein MNIYISTNMYSPENLMDIFKLLNNMKHNDIGIEIFPEWQSDVFIDVLQENIEKFKEYNISLHGPYYDTEHSAEKTSSEYMKAKKYFIETLKLSKELNSSYIVYHHNNCEISKEERIKMIEVSSENLLELNNISREYNGNIVVENCGVISHNNMLLDEEEFIKMAEGIPNNILIDVGHAFANNWDLKNVIFRLKDKIVSYHLHNNDGFHDCHDSIRNGKLNMEEFFEMYKEYTPEADLVIEYGKQCRNNMEIIEYDIDFIKNKLKDI
- a CDS encoding carbohydrate ABC transporter permease → MKIKMDSEFKWHVLLVAFVVITLFPIIFAVSSSFKELNEAYSNVFGIIPDNPTFENYLQVFKRLPFAKITGNTFFIAATVTVFKVLTSVLAAYAFVYFDFKYKNILYFVLISTIFIPFTVTMIPNYLTVSSLGINDTLMGVILPQLSDATGIFLLRQSMKTIPKSLMEVAEIEKVGHLKRMRDIVIPMVKPAIISTGIMFFINSWNEYVWPVLILKSKENFTLPLALQLFISSEGGTDFTVAMAVSVITMIIPLILYIIFQKYIINTYTSSGIKG
- a CDS encoding ABC transporter ATP-binding protein, which gives rise to MKEIIFENLTKSYGKNTVVDNLNLTIKEGERLIILGPSGCGKSTILRMIAGLEDITSGKMYMGGKCVNDVKSGDRNIGMVFQNYALFPHMTVAENITYGLRVHKLPKEEIEERLNSAVEMLQLNGLEDRKPKDLSGGQRQRVALARAVVKRGDFFLLDEPLSNLDAQLRGHARKELVKIHETFKQTMIYVTHDQVEAMTVGDRIALMNKGKLQMIDTPYNVYNRPSNIFTAKFIGSPSTNIFDVYYSNGCITLGDQTIELTKEWSDIVQYSGTRELSFGIRPEHIKLNKIQKKNSFKGCVKYIEDYGNKAGVYFNVDGNEIIAVLDENHFKPGDKVYFAPDFKRIHLFDRETTNSLGYPEFQVLDKAANE